The proteins below come from a single Rosa rugosa chromosome 2, drRosRugo1.1, whole genome shotgun sequence genomic window:
- the LOC133731217 gene encoding leucine-rich repeat receptor protein kinase EMS1-like, with the protein MSSQFSVAKLRAATNNFSTDNVVGYGRSGLIYKANLSNGLTVAIKNYDPDRFQGFREFRAEAEVLGKLRHPNIVKLLSYQASGSVMLLVYDCDLWLRPCKLKIIRGVANGLAYLHGLEKPVIHRDITSRNVLVDSDDEPRIINFGLSRTIDKCHSLSHVSTAVAGSVPYMAPEYRSGSTKATVKGDVYSFGILMMETVIGPTRCSQYFDVSAQNRDFDLVEWVRGEKLAKIISEYFNSGYLDNALWPEYIRIALLCASENPEDRPVMNEVVQMLNQIPGQTAPPPASSSSTGKKKVWGFLRL; encoded by the exons ATGTCGTCTCAGTTCTCCGTGGCTAAGCTCCGAGCAGCCACCAACAACTTCTCTACGGATAATGTCGTTGGATATGGGAGGAGTGGGTTGATCTACAAGGCCAATCTCTCCAACGGACTCACCGTCGCCATCAAGAACTACGACCCTGATCGATTCCAAGGCTTTCGGGAATTTCGGGCCGAAGCCGAAGTTCTAGGCAAGCTTCGACACCCAAATATCGTTAAGCTTTTGAGTTATCAGGCGTCCGGCTCAGTTATGCTTCTTGTTTATGA TTGTGATCTCTGGCTCCGTCCCTGCAAGTTAAAGATTATTAGAGGTGTAGCCAATGGTCTCGCTTATTTGCATGGGTTGGAAAAACCCGTCATTCATAGAGACATTACGTCCAGAAATGTGCTGGTGGACTCAGACGATGAGCCTCGTATTATTAATTTTGGGCTTTCTAGGACTATTGACAAGTGTCATTCGCTTTCGCATGTGTCAACGGCAGTTGCTGGGTCCGTACCGTACATGGCGCCGGAGTACAGGAGTGGGAGCACCAAAGCCACGGTGAAAGGCGACGTGTATAGTTTTGGCATTTTGATGATGGAGACTGTAATAGGACCCACAAGGTGTAGTCAATATTTCGACGTTTCAGCTCAAAACAGAGATTTCGATCTTGTAGAATGGGTTAGGGGTGAGAAGTTGGCCAAGATCATAAGCGAGTACTTCAATTCTGGCTATTTGGACAATGCCCTATGGCCTGAGTATATTCGGATCGCCTTATTGTGTGCTAGTGAGAACCCAGAAGACAGGCCTGTGATGAACGAGGTTGTTCAAATGCTAAATCAAATTCCTGGACAGACAGCTCCTCCCCCTGCTTCCTCCAGTAGCACCGGTAAAAAAAAGGTCTGGGGTTTTCTTCGTTTGTAA
- the LOC133734017 gene encoding uncharacterized protein LOC133734017, whose amino-acid sequence MALFSMRNLARSGLPLPLLRTQLERTQFVRTFWKSSKGRTEKDLEEKLKQLINQGIKVEIVEDSNQPRGTYTIEVHPHTLEVMEVWGKQMKILGMLSDLYILAEVKFTLNKSGLLASLYQHGPIATWRAVAHRMKGKATDSAHELKTTETWLDRIGPLAKEVSTVLIVHQKQKKTASQPEEGSLEVLPHDFGSILIKLSQLRLKWKAIASLESATLLDDFEMEDMNEIESIIRDVHKVVVVQQLLQKEL is encoded by the exons ATGGCCTTGTTCTCTATGCGGAATCTGGCTCGGTCCGGCCTCCCTCTTCCGTTATTGAG GACCCAGCTTGAAAGGACCCAGTTCGTCAGGACATTCTGGAAGAGTAGCAAAGG GCGAACGGAAAAGGACTTGGAAGAGAAGCTGAAACAGCTCATTAACCAGGGGATTAAAGTTGAGATCGTCGAAGATAGCAACCAGCCAAGAGGCACGTACACTATAGAAGTACATCCCCACACTTTGGAGGTGATGGAAGTTTGGGGCAAGCAAATGAAGATTTTAGGGATGTTGAGTGATCTATACATTCTTGCTGAAGTCAAGTTTACTTTGAACAAGTCCGGTTTGTTGGCATCCTTGTACCAGCACGGCCCAATTGCCACTTGGAGAGCAGTAGCTCACAGAATGAAAGGGAAAGCTACTGATTCTGCTCATGAGCTAAAGACAACAGAGACATGGCTGGATAGGATCGGACCATTGGCCAAAGAAGTTTCTACGGTTCTCATTGTTCATCAGAAACAAAAGAAGACAGCCTCACAACCTGAAGAAGGTAGCCTAGAGGTACTTCCCCATGACTTTGGATCCATTTTGATCAAGCTTTCCCAACTTCGTTTGAAATGGAAGGCCATTGCTTCTTTGGAGAGTGCAACACTGTTGGATGACTTTGAGATGGAAGACATGAATGAGATAGAATCAATAATCAGAGATGTACACAAGGTTGTGGTTGTCCAACAACTGTTGCAAAAAGAACTTTAG